The Gammaproteobacteria bacterium genome contains the following window.
TCGATGTAGGCCGCCAGCAGTGCCGCCGATTCGGCGTCGCGGCGGGTGTACTGGGCGTGCAGCGCCTGCAACTTTTTGAGCGTCAGTTCGCTCAAGTGCCCGCCGCTGTGGACGCCGCTCACGATTTTGCCGCGCATTTCGCCGGTCTGCTCGCTTATCGACATCCGCAGGTAACGTGTCTGGACATTCGTGTAGCCATTATTGCCCCCGCTATCGTCCGATGATTTCGCCTTTGACGCGCGCTTGCGCGAGGACTTGCGCGATCGGGCGCGGGCGGGTGGGGGCGCTTTTGGTTTCGCGACCGCAGCGCGCCACAACAGGGGCAGCAGCCGGACCACGATGGGCAGAAGAGCGCCGATGACGGCGAATACCCAGTGCAGCGATCCCGAAAATACCATCGCGAGCAGCGCCACAAGAGCGATGACGATGCCCGCCTGCGAGAGGAATAGCCGGAATTTGCCGGGCGGCTGCCGTCCGACCATACTGACCAGCAGAAAGATGGACAGCAGAATTAAAATGCCGACGGGAATGCGCCACCGATAAACTTCCGTGAGAAAAAATTCCATATTCGTCGTTGCCCTTAACGGATCGCGGTTCGCGCGATACAAAAAGCCCTGGCTTGCTAGCCAGCGCGTCGATAAATATGCAGAATAATAATGGATTTTCCTGGAGTTCCGAGTTGCCGTGCGGCATACGGTGCCAGGCTGCCTAATCGTCGATGTTAGCGTAGGCGGGCATTTTCGTCGTCCCACCTCTTCGGGTGTCGATAAACTGATACAGCTTACGCACCGCTTGGTATCCGTTTAGTCTACCCAGCGTTTGGGGCAGGCGTAAAGGCAGGCGCCGTTATGCCTGGCCCAGGCGGGCGGAGAATAGTACATGAAATGGCGCCGCGGCATCCACAGACGCATGCCTGGCGGAGCGCGGCGTTACACTGACTGCCGACCCTGATGGTCGACCCTGATAGCGGACAAATAAATCAAAGGCGGGTCAATGCAAGATTTCAATGCGAATTACAGCCGGCAGATCATGTTCCGGCTGGCCGTGGCGGCAATACTGCTGCTCGTGGTGATGTTTCTGTGCCGTCGGTTTATCTTCGATTTTTACATTGGCGGTCAGGTCACGATCGCCGGTTATATCATCAACAGCGCGACCCTGACCTTGTTCCTGGCGGGGCTGATCGCGATCGTCGCGGGGCTGCGTCACTATTCGCGCGAGGAAGCCGCGCTGGCCAGATTCATGCGCTCGCTGGACGACGAGCAGCGCGATTTAACGGCGGGCGTAAACCCGCGCAGCATCATCCATAGACGCTATGCCGCCATTTTAAGAATCAGCAAGCAGAACGCGCCGGTCGATCACGGCGCGCTGACCGCGCTGCTGCTGGCCGATGAGAGCAAGCGATTGTCGTTCCCGCGTTTTGTCAACAATATTCTGATCCTGATGGGCGTATTCGGCACCATTGTTGGTCTGGCGATCGCGCTTGTGGGTGCGGCCGATCTGCTCGAAGCGGAACAGAACTTAGGCAGCATGGATGTGCTGATCCACGGCATGTCGGTCGCGCCGGCCACGACCATCATCGCGATCATCTGTTATGTGTTCACCGGTTACTTTTATATCCGCCTGACCGATGCGCAGACACACGTCATCAGCGGCGTCGAGCAGGTGACCCAGCTTTACCTGCTGCCACGGTTTTCCCGCAACGCCGATTCGATCATGCACGAGATCGCGCATCTGGTCGATCAACTCAGGCAGACCGCGGAGAGCATGCGCGGCAGTCAGACCGAATACGCCGAGGCCGGTATCCGCCTGCGCGAAACGGTCAACGACTACGCGCAGGTCGGTCACCGCATGAGCATGATGCTGGCTGAACTGGACTCGCGCATGAGCGGCATGACCGGCGACGTGCGCACGATCAAAAGCATGCTGCGCGATGGATTCCGCCTGCCGGCCGGCGATTCGCGTTAATGAGCCGGGGCTTTGTCGATCTGCGTGTAGCGCACGGCGACGCGCTATCCGAACACAACGCGGTATGGCCCTCGTTCACCGACATCATGACGGTGGTGGTCATGATCTTTCTGTTGACCAGCATGGTGTTGATCATGCGCAACTGGGAACTGGTCGAGACTCTGCGCGGCAGCATCGAGGCCGAGCAACGGGCTGCCGAGACGGCGCGCGACAGAACGCAAGCTCAGGCTGCGGTGGAACAGCAACTCGTGCGCGCGCAAGCGGAAATCGCGGATCTTAAGGTGCGACTCGAGCGCGCCGCCAGTGAAGCGCAGCGCGACGCACAACTACTGGCCGAGCGCGACAGCAGCCTGTCGTCTGCACGCTCCGCGGTCAAGCGACTGTCCGCGACTTTACTGTCGTCGTATGACGAAACGGATTCGCTGCGCGCCGAGCGCGCGCAACTGTTAAGCGCGGTCGCGCGGACAGAGTCGGAACTCGAATCCTCTAGGGCAAGTGCCGCGGATCTGTCGGGCAATCTGGCTTCGTCGCGGCAGCGGGTGAGCGCGCTGGAGCAGGAGGCGCGGCAGGCCGCGGCACGGCGCGAGGAATTGCAGACGGCTTTCGAGGCGCAGCGCGCCGACTCCAGCCGCCTCCAGGAAGCGTTACAGTCATCCCGCCAGCAGGTCGGCGCGCTGGAATCAACGCTCGAGCAGGCACGGCAGCGCGGCGGTCAAATGCAGGCGCAATACGCCGCGCGCCAGACCGAGTTGCAGGCCGCGGAGTCGAGAATCGCGGAGCTTGCGCAGTCGCTGGAGGCTTTCACCGCACGGGTCAGCACCCTTGAACAGGCGAACGAACAAGTGCGCGCCGAGCGCGCGGCGTTGCGGGATTCGCTGGCAGGCGGCGAAACTGACCTGATCGCGGCGGAGGCGCGAATCGCGCAGCTTTCCCGGGAACTCGAAGCGGCGTCGGAGACCGAGCGCGCCATGCAGAGCCGGGTCGAGCAGGCGCGCACCGAGACCTTAGAACTCCGGGCGGCCTACGATCGTCAGCAAAGCCGTGTGAGCGCGGCGCGGGAACGGTCCGCGGAACTCGATATGACCTTGGGCGCTCGCACGCAAGAATTGCGCGACATTCGTCAGGAGCGCGTGGAAGCCGTGCAGCAAAGCCAGCAAAGCGAACAGCGGCTGACGGAATTGCGGGGCGATTTCGACACCTTGCGGGTCAAGTACGACCGGCTGATTCAGCCCGCGCGCAGCGCCGACGGCAAACACGTCGTGGAAGTGCGTTACGACAAGGAACCCGATGGCTACCGCAT
Protein-coding sequences here:
- a CDS encoding DnaJ domain-containing protein; translated protein: MEFFLTEVYRWRIPVGILILLSIFLLVSMVGRQPPGKFRLFLSQAGIVIALVALLAMVFSGSLHWVFAVIGALLPIVVRLLPLLWRAAVAKPKAPPPARARSRKSSRKRASKAKSSDDSGGNNGYTNVQTRYLRMSISEQTGEMRGKIVSGVHSGGHLSELTLKKLQALHAQYTRRDAESAALLAAYIEQAHGTSARQESGEAHADNKSESKSDRTEKQDRADSRQSKANGGGMGKGMSHEEAYEILGLKAGADAKTVTDAHRRLMQKMHPDRGGTNYLAAKINQAKDLLAG